Genomic window (Pan troglodytes isolate AG18354 chromosome 22, NHGRI_mPanTro3-v2.0_pri, whole genome shotgun sequence):
tttttaacaatgcgGTGTTTCTCTGACCTGCTGAGTGTCAAAACAAAGTCTCATATTTAGTTggcattcaaaaatattatttgaatgaaGCATATGACTTTGACATCAATGCAAGGGCCATGAATAGCATAACATGAGCAACTTACTGGCTATTCTGGGAGATGTTGTAAGGCTGAACGCAAGTTCCAACAAGATTCCTGCTGTCAGAGTAGCATTTAACCTAACACTAGCCTTCCTCTTTGATGTCTGTGTTACTGTAAcccaatttcattccatttttattctcCATTTCAGAAAATCAGCCGTGATACAATTCATATATACATTTCTAATGAAACACTTAGAATTATGAATAAATTACATAGCATTAagaatttcacattttcttgTGTAGCTCTGTCAGAGCATGTGACCATGATTAAaggctattttgtttgtttttgatacatAAAACTGTCTCTATATGGAAATAATATGAGACACAAATGCGAAACTTCAATAGTACAATAAACActaaatgtattttcaaagaataaaacataCGACTATGACACGCGTAGCTTATTTTGTCCACTAGCCatgtaaactagaaaaaaatttgaagaatatgtaaaaaatctgatttattttctgtatatgcAAGTGAAAAAAGTCTCAATGAAATTTCCTTTGAGGGGTTATTCTTTTTCTATCCATTTATTGGATCAAAAGTAGATTTGGATCATTATTGCTTTTTAAGAACTGTTAGCTCGTGACCCTATTTTCTACTCATGTTGATAGGTGGAAGAGTGAAAAATGTTCTCACATTTTTCCTGGAAGTAAGgaaatttttgttataaattttctATCATCTCAGAAATTATTCAATACAACCTTAAACAGCATGAAATTATAATATTGATTATAGTAATAACGATAGCAGTAATAATTATATTGATTACTGCTTTTCAGCCCCATGGAAACTATCCCTGGGACATTatccaaatgagaagaaaatgctTCTAGTGAAATCCTATTCTACTGGGTCAGACAATATTGCTGACCTCCCATAGAGTTACTTAGCTGTATTTCCCCTGTTCAGCCCGTTGTTGTAGTACACAGAATGCCCTGAGAGCATTGACTCAAAGAAGAGGTCATGgcgctttgttttgttttttaacttagtGTCTGATGTTAACATTGCTCATTGGTTAGTTACAATCAGAAGTAGATAAACTAAAATTTGATTGGTTTAATTCTCTGTATcagaacaataaaaatgaaacatcaaTGTTAATGTAAGAAAAAGGGCCAACCTTCATAAAAGCAGTTGAGATAATTTAGCTTTTCTTACAACTATGACCAGAACTTTCAGAATGGTTATCTGACAACAATCAAGAAGAAAATGCATAAAAAGTGAGTCTGCAAAGTATAGTCTAAAACCTGGGACTCAGGATGGCATGATTCTGATCCTAGTCTTGGCACCAATTATGACAAAAATAACATATTCTGAATTTCTGTGCCTCCAAAATTGGAATACAGCGTTGCAGAATTGTAATGCCTCTTTCTGCTCCTTGTGTGATTTAATTTTTGTCCTCATTTTGTTACATTTGACGAGCTTATACAAAACATCTGTAGGCACATATCATTGCCCGAAATTCTGTTTTAGAAAAACAATATTGTTTTGGCCATTTCTTGAAAGGATGAGGTTTCACTGAAATTTatcttcatatgtatatatatatgtgtgtgtatagatatatatatatatagagagagagagagacaaatatgtatacataatgaTATTGATATAagacatatagaaatatataaaatgatatttatataaattatatacaatatatactatatatgtatgtattatatattttatatataatatataataaataaattaatatttcattaatatttaaacatatacttctatatattagtaaatataaataacaaattatCAATAAtcatattgaaatataaataaaataatatttattattcataatacatataaatataaaaatatttatttatatttaatatatcaatttatgtaatatttaaatatatactcctatatatttaaatgtaatatttaaatatatactcctatatatttaaatgtaatatttaaatatatactcctatatatttaaatgtaatatttaaatatatattcctatatatttaaatgtaatataatattatacTGAGGATTTGTAACACAGTGGGGACTATAAACACACAGAAACATTATTATGAGGCAAAATATTGTGTAGTTTCAACTGACTAAAAGTGtcatttaacatatatatacatgcacatatatgatcatataatgCTGTGAAAGATATGAACCAAAACAATCAAAtacttctgctttttttcctaattaaaaagTAGAACAATTATAGTATCTTTTGGATAGCGATTAACTTTGGAAactgagaaatgtttatttttcaatttttttctcttaactcaGTGGACTAATGACTTGCACAATTATTTCTCTGTTATGCTATTTTGGGGATATTTTTCCAGGAAGATCATGAGTTAATTGTGAAACTCAGATCCTGTGTTGATgtgtgaaataatgaaaataaagttttctacTGGCCAAATGATAACTTTGCTATATCATGCCATGACTTTGCCATATCATACCATGAAGACCAAGTAAGATAATAGAAAATCTAGCTgaaaaaattatctaaatattttGAGTTAAATATGTCAAtccaatatgaaaaaaattctataCTAATTTAATAGTTACGTACATCAGTTGTTCAATGAAAATGTCGAATAAATTAATGGACAGAAGAGTATGATAGGGTGAGGTTATACCAAATACAATAATTCTTGGTAAGAAAATATACTTTCATAATTAACCTAGAAATATCGTTTGAACTGTCACCATTTGCTTGCTcttacaataaaaagaaagaaattttgaatGGATAGAAGAATTCATTACACATTCAGAGTGAGTTGACAAATGTGAtctgaattaaataaaacatatatgcttgatatataaatataaagacatgTTAAGTAGgtattcctttttgttgttgacttAAATCTGAATACTatctaaataaaagcaaaatgttgaaaaatatcaGATTACTAACCATTTTGCAGTTCTTTTCATTTCAATCTAGAATTATTCTTCTTTGGAGCTATCGATGTATTTATCTATCTGCATGCATGTTTATGAGGTATATGAAAAAACATAGATTCTCCACCAAGGAGATAGCTTCTCTCATTGACATCATCACTTACGTATAATTGAGTTTCATGAACAAAACAGAACCATATTGTGTTTGAAAATAGAATGTTTTATTGGAAGATAAACAGATAATTCAATCAGCTTTAAAAGCAAAAGTAGAGAATACTAGGATTATGAAAGAGATGTGggtatacagagaaaaaaaattgcctgAAATTCTGAGATGTTAAATTCTTTTGTGCAAATAGCTCCAGCATGATCTTTGTTGTCCAATGATTGAAGTCAGCTCTGGGAAAGTCCTCTTATAACTTCACACATTGTGTTGCTGGGCAGTAGTTTAATAGAATCCAGAGAATCCATATCCTCCATAGTATGATGGGCGGTAGCAGCCATATCCGTAGCCTCCGAAGCCAGAGCCATATCCATAGCCTCCGAAGCCAGAGCCATATCCGTAGCCTCCATAGCCACAGCCAGAACCCAGTCTGCGGAAGCTGCCACAACCACAGCCATAGCCATAGCCCAGGCCACCGAAGCCTCCACAGCCATAGCCCAGGCCTCCGTAGTAGCTGCCGTAGTAGCTCATGGTGTCAGGGGTAGTGAGTTTGGTTTGCTGCTCAAGGCAAGGTCCTGAGTGTGAATGCTGACATCTGTGCAGGCATGCTTATATACCCTGACACATCACGTAACAAAACACTTGCTGCCTATTTTAGTGTAGTTGTGTATGTTACACTTACCTGACCCAATCCTGACATCTGAAGAGGCCCTCAAACTCATTAAAGTGTTTGAGCTTGCATTGCTGTCTTCTCATGCTGTCCCTTTAACATATTGCATCACTTTTATGAGAAGAAATTGCTGTAGCTTCAAAGTCTGTGCATACCAGACCTTAAATAGACTTCTTCGTAGGCATATTGCATTACATAGTTGGTAATGCtatgttttgaaattaaatattgcTTCATCTCTGGCTTTCCTTGAATTGTTTTACTTCATTTATGATTAAATAACAGACTTTGGTTAAATCCAATGCTCTGAAATTTATTATATTCTTCCAGAGGTATCTATTACCTCAGGTGAGGTCCCTTTTTAAAGAGAAGCAAACATTTGAAAGACTGGAGCCATCTGCTCACCTGCTATGCCTAACAGTAAAGAACTTCATGGggttaaaaaagttaaaataaagccATCATTCTTCTATTACTCTAGAACATTGGCCATCATAaccaatattctctttttttggttttactcgtttaaaaagtaaaaaccattTTGATTTAACAACACAACAGTATATTGCTCAAACATTAAAGTCAAATCACAGTAATCAAAAATCTATTTCCTAAGCAGCTTTACAAACTGTTCAAAATTGTTTTCACATCCCGACTCCCTTACTGGCATATTAGACATCCAAGgtgctaccaaaaatacagactGTATTGCCCTCCTCCCATTCATTCCTTTTTCCTGATCCACACAATTAtcgtcttttcttttcttttcttttcttttttttttttctgagacagaatctcgctctttcgcccaggctggagtgcagtggcgctgtctcggctcactgcaagctccaccacccaggttcacgccattctctggcctcagcctccggattagctgggactacaggcacccgccaccacgcccggctaattttttttgtatttttagtagagacggggtttcaccgagttagcccggatggtctcgatctcctgacctcgtgatccacccgtctcggcctcccacagtgctgggattacaggcgtgagccacagcgcccggcctccTCTTTTCAATATATTCTTTCAGTTCCCATTAGGGTCTGGGACTAGGTGAGATGGTGAAATATATGCAATTCTTTTTGCCTCCCATCCATTTTCATTTAATACTTacttaaattcatatatatatataaataaaatcttcgatttttcagatatttttgccTTTATGTTACCTTTACCtattgtgtgtttcttttttttcctaaaagaaaataGCTAACTAAGCTTTACTAAGATGTTAGGTATTTATTAAAGTGTTAGATGTTAATAGATGCCATCGCCAAAGACCCTGGGGAATTCAGTAAGAGACTGTTAGCATTGTGAATGTCTTAGGAATCCCCTAAAAATATGTATACTATAAAAAGACaggatgaagaaaataataattaaagacAAAGAGTACCTCAGCCGACTCTAAGAATTTAGTCACCTAGACCCAAGGCTGACCCCAAACCCCACCCACGTATGCCCTTAACTTTAAgcttaaatatataatttcttgttgaatttttattactttgaatATACTGTTAAGCTTTTGATGAGTTTATAAGCAATTTTCAAATTGTGCATTTCTCCAGATAGATTTGCTGGCTGCAGTTCAATGACCAGCGTGCAATAGAAACTCAATATATAAGtgttgaatagatgaatgaattctAAAGTTCTTACAGGTAAAAATCTTACATCTCATAGAAATGAACAATACTATGAATGTATCCAACAAtaagaatttaaaagagaaattagcTCAAATAGCTTTCTTTCTTTAGAGGAACAAATAACCTatcatttcatttgctttttgttgctgttgtttaaggcatatttaaaaatacttaaatctTAAGTATACAAGTTGgtgatatttttcttatatttatagaCCACCTATAACAAGCACACTCTAATTCCCAAAGTCTGGCGCTTGACTCTACCAGTCAATATTATTCCTTGTAGAGTAACAATTAACATCCTACATAAGGCTTTCTTGTTCTGTACTTCACTTAGGTGGTCTCATGTAGTATACTGAAACTTCCCATTTCCATCCCCAATTCTTCTGTGTGTCACTATTAGGTAGATCTCTGTCGTATGTAATgtgaattttgttgttttaatttctgaaaagtaGTCTACTACATGAATAGAGCACAATTGATTTATGATTCTGCTCTGGTAGGCCTATATTTGAGGAGTTTAGTGGTTtcagttttggtttggtttggttttttattgctagagtgaataaagaaagctgatggccaggcgcggtggctcacgcctgtaatcccagcacttttggaggccgagtcgggcggattacgaggtcaggagatcgagactatcctggctaacacggtgaaaccccgtctctactaaaaatacaaaaaattagccgggagtggtggagggtgcctgcagtcccagctactcgggaggctgaagcaggagaatcgcttgaacccgggaggtggagcttggagtgagcagaaatcgcgccattgcactccagcctgggagacagagcaagactccatctcaaaaaaaaaaaaaaaaaagaaagaaaagaaaagaaagctgtttTGTACCTTTTTATAaagattcttttcttctttctttctttttttttttttttttttttttttttttttttgagatggagtctcactctatcatgcaggctagagtgcagtggcgctatctcggctcattgcaacctctgtctgccaggttcaagcgatcctcctgcctctgcctcctgagtggctgggacttcaggcgtgcatcaccatgcccaaatacaaaataattttgtatttttagtagaacagggcttcaccacgttggccaggctggtctcaaactccttacctcaagtgatccacccacctcagcctcccaaagtgctgggattataggagtgagacaccacacccggctaagatCCTTATTTTTAGACCTAGGCTTTCCTATACCTTTCTTATAGCTGGGATAGGAATTGCTAATTTATATCATATCTATacttattttatacattatatatcataaataacagttatatattatataatatatatttagcttCCACAGATTCTACCAATCTCAAGATGCAGTTATTATTACATTTACCAGTTGTTAAATTTACTGTACCAACAGGGacgtatgagagttccagttgcttcacATCCTTACTTACACTGATCACTTgcaaactctttaaaaaattgactATTTTTGTGAATACATAATGATACCTGATTATTGTTTTAATATGGTTTTAtttgattaataataatattcaacATCTTTACATATGCTTATAGGCCATTTAGATTTTTTTGAAGTAACTGTTGAAGTATTTTGTTCACTTTTAATTGAGctagtaatattttattattgattctcAGGTGATCTTTACATATTTGGGCAcaggatttttttcagatttatgtattaaaaatattttcattcactatgtagattttttttcatcttaaaatggtgtctatacataaataaaatgcaataatatagtaaactcccattttaaaatctttttgttttatgtttaatgtttttggtcctaatttaaaaaattttgactaCCTCTCACATtgttatttaaaacttttgtctgttttctttaaaacttgttctatttttgtgatttttttaaaggcagttgATGATTTGAATATTACACTTTTGCTAACTCAGGCTAAAGCAACATAATCGCAAATAAACAGGTTTCAGATACTGCCTATTTAAGTCTACCAAATATGAATCTGTTTTGGGGCTTATGGTATTGTTGTAATGTATTCTTCCTAAGAAAAGCAAAGCTATTCCCTGAAAGTAAAGATATtctggaatatttattttaaatccttcAGCGATCcataaaatcaataaattcaaGGTCTAATAATTTGATCATACCACAGTGTACTAGAagtatcaaatgctttttctaagtAGTTAAATTGATTATTATACTTGTTCCTAGCTACAGAAGGCCTTTACCTGTATTGTGAGAAAATGCCACTAACGATCAGGAAAATGGAAGAGCTATTATCATATTCTGTCAAACTAAGTAGTGTAGTCCTCAAATGGAATCAATTGACCCAGTCCATGGAGAGTGTTATGTACTCTGACTAGTCTCACTGAAAGTGTGGGTCTTACTAGCTGGCTGTATAAACCTATTCTTATGTTTAGTAAACAAGTCTGAGTCTTTCTAatgcttcttaattttttatacCATTTGAATTTATCATTATTTACCAATAACTTTTATTTAGATCTAGATATGCTAGAAATTAAGAGGTTCAAGATTCAtcaaaatcttaaataaaaagaGGCATATACTGTGAAAAGTAGACTAATCTTCAAAACTCAGCTGTGATTGTTACACGTATATAAGACCAGAATTTTAAGATTATTGGGAAGcatcaagaaaagaaatatgcaaTGGAATTGAGAGTCAGCATTTaaacaaatagacaaataaataaacagaagccaTGTGTGCCATTTCAAATTGAGACAATTTATTGCAAAGGGAACTAAGCAATTACACAGTTAGGAAAGTATAGGTAGTGGATGCCAGTAGACACGATATAGGCAATtataacataataaatattcCTAACATCTTAGATGCTATTTCTTTTCATCTTGGATTGATCTAGTGTGCCCTCGTTTGACTCAATATTTGGTTAAATTGAATGATCTTCTTATGACCTCTGATATTGTGTCCTCAGGGTAGGATTTCAGTAGAAT
Coding sequences:
- the LOC745513 gene encoding keratin-associated protein 19-3 isoform X1 — translated: MSYYGSYYGGLGYGCGGFGGLGYGYGCGCGSFRRLGSGCGYGGYGYGSGFGGYGYGSGFGGYGYGCYRPSYYGGYGFSGFY
- the LOC745513 gene encoding keratin-associated protein 19-3 isoform X2 is translated as MSYYGSYYGGLGYGCGGFGGLGYGYGCGCGSFRRLGSGCGYGGYGYGCYRPSYYGGYGFSGFY